A portion of the Vanessa atalanta chromosome 14, ilVanAtal1.2, whole genome shotgun sequence genome contains these proteins:
- the LOC125068779 gene encoding uncharacterized protein LOC125068779 isoform X1: MVRWRYCLVLAVLLLLPSLSKSQDDDDDERKDDSSDGDENDEDDDEDDTIAEKAEESIGRRAPAIQLHTTHTIPVTRTTKMRPLECYVCAYKSDTPLKACLDPTKYRVQTITCHSVDDKCSTSVISKGNTFEAVVRGCKSGCIGSPETTCCDLNRCNNQAFAIPTVVAPRSLVQENKSSKTIPPSVLFFVTILLVLQTVVKVSFV, encoded by the exons ATGGTTCGGTGGAGGTATTGTTTGGTGCTTGCGGTTCTTCTACTTCTGCCTTCATTAAGTAAATCACAagatgacgatgatgacga AAGAAAAGATGACTCTAGCGATGGTGATGAGAAcgatgaggatgatgatgagGATGATACTATAGCAGAAAAAGCTGAAGAGAGTATCGGAAGGCGGGCACCAGCTATACAGTTGCATACAACCCATACAATACCAGTAACTAGAACGACCAAGATGCGCCCATTGGAATGCTATGTTTGCGCATATAAGTCTGATACACCACTAAAGGCGTGTCTGGATCCTACAAAATAcag AGTTCAAACGATTACGTGCCATAGCGTTGATGATAAGTGCTCCACATCTGTCATATCAAAGGGCAACACTTTTGAGGCCGTAGTACGAGGCTGTAAGTCGGGATGTATCGGTTCTCCCGAAACGACCTGCTGTgat CTGAACCGTTGTAATAATCAAGCATTCGCCATACCAACTGTAGTGGCACCCAGATCGCTAGTGCAAGAAAATAAATCTTCGAAGACTATTCCGCCTTCAGTTCTGTTCTTTGTCACCATTTTGTTGGTTTTACAGACGGTCGTTAAGGTCTCATTTGTATAA
- the LOC125068779 gene encoding uncharacterized protein LOC125068779 isoform X2 — protein sequence MVRWRYCLVLAVLLLLPSLSKSQDDDDDEKDDSSDGDENDEDDDEDDTIAEKAEESIGRRAPAIQLHTTHTIPVTRTTKMRPLECYVCAYKSDTPLKACLDPTKYRVQTITCHSVDDKCSTSVISKGNTFEAVVRGCKSGCIGSPETTCCDLNRCNNQAFAIPTVVAPRSLVQENKSSKTIPPSVLFFVTILLVLQTVVKVSFV from the exons ATGGTTCGGTGGAGGTATTGTTTGGTGCTTGCGGTTCTTCTACTTCTGCCTTCATTAAGTAAATCACAagatgacgatgatgacga AAAAGATGACTCTAGCGATGGTGATGAGAAcgatgaggatgatgatgagGATGATACTATAGCAGAAAAAGCTGAAGAGAGTATCGGAAGGCGGGCACCAGCTATACAGTTGCATACAACCCATACAATACCAGTAACTAGAACGACCAAGATGCGCCCATTGGAATGCTATGTTTGCGCATATAAGTCTGATACACCACTAAAGGCGTGTCTGGATCCTACAAAATAcag AGTTCAAACGATTACGTGCCATAGCGTTGATGATAAGTGCTCCACATCTGTCATATCAAAGGGCAACACTTTTGAGGCCGTAGTACGAGGCTGTAAGTCGGGATGTATCGGTTCTCCCGAAACGACCTGCTGTgat CTGAACCGTTGTAATAATCAAGCATTCGCCATACCAACTGTAGTGGCACCCAGATCGCTAGTGCAAGAAAATAAATCTTCGAAGACTATTCCGCCTTCAGTTCTGTTCTTTGTCACCATTTTGTTGGTTTTACAGACGGTCGTTAAGGTCTCATTTGTATAA